One Trichoderma asperellum chromosome 5, complete sequence genomic region harbors:
- a CDS encoding uncharacterized protein (EggNog:ENOG41) yields the protein MLSVSCSTSWLRDLIRESRYEALSSLSDNGSFKSIAVPSRLYHAAPSIRKPLSGVRISITDVASLKGVRTTMSSRAWTELHDTEATETAKFIESLIDRGAIIVGKTKSSQFDSGREWIDVEAPWNPRGDGYQDPGGSAAGAGASVSGYDWMEYAIAQDGFDGIREQARVHGVYSIRPSAGAILLDGWQVDSQNYAAAGFSSRSLKDLLKVVQAASNMTDDSVAFPRRIIYPSDFASVFEGNQALTDKFVATLEHFLGIQADKVSLSEIWDSKPPSEADGQSLEEYMRQAPFSSFCADFYHQYEDFRRSYKEKLGRAPYVEATPRFRWGVGENESADDDRRHRERIEVFKTWFAENAMSTLRGSDSIMILPFGSHHTVHYRDDLPQTPSRIDGIGPGTLAPLLGLPHLIVPFAQTTYHSRVTDRTESRPFSGSIMGPAGSDVMLIQLVKAAFEHAEWRSQVDAGRLAFPEGSNAE from the exons ATGCTCTCTGTCTCGTGCTCAACCAGTTGGCTACGCGATCTAATACGAGAATCCAGATATGAAGCGCTGTCATCCCTCTCAGACAATGGCTCGTTCAAGTCAATTGCCGTACCGTCTCGCCTCTACCATGCAGCACCGTCTATTCGCAAACCCTTGTCTGGAGTCCGAATATCCATCACCGATGTGGCGTCCTTGAAAGGTGTTCGCACGACCATGTCGAGCCGAGCCTGGACTGAGCTACACGACACTGAAGCAACCGAGACGGCAAAGTTTATCGAGAGCCTCATTGACAGGGGTGCTATCATTGTAGGCAAAACTAAATCGTCGCAGTTTGATTCCGGCCGAGAATGGATCGATGTCGAAGCTCCGTGGAACCCGAGGGGTGATGGATATCAAGATCCAGGTGGAAGCGCAGCCGGTGCTGGGGCTAGCGTGAGCGGCTACGACTGGATGGAATATGCTATTGCGCAAGATG GCTTTGACGGCATCCGTGAGCAAGCCCGTGTCCATGGCGTGTACTCGATTCGACCGTCAGCCGGTGCTATACTTCTGGATGGATGGCAGGTTGATTCCCA GAATTATGCTGCGGCTGGCTTCTCGAGTCGTAGCCTGAAAGACTTACTCAAAGTTGTGCAGGCGGCATCGAATATGACGGATGACAGCGTCGCATTTCCCAGACGGATCATTTATCCTTCGGACTTTGCTTCCGTTTTTGAGGGAAATCAGGCTCTTACAGACAAATTTGTCGCTACATTGGAGCATTTCCTTGGCATCCAAGCCGACAAGGTAAGCCTATCAGAGATTTGGGATTCCAAGCCGCCAAGCGAGGCCGATGGACAGAGCCTTGAAGAATACATGAGGCAG GCTCCCTTCAGCTCCTTTTGCGCCGATTTCTATCACCAATATGAGGATTTCCGCCGAAGCTACAAAGAGAAACTTGGGCGTGCGCCATATGTCGAAGCAACTCCCCGTTTCAGATG GGGCGTCGGCGAAAACGAGTCCGCAGACGACGACAGGCGTCACCGCGAGCGCATTGAAGTCTTTAAAACGTGGTTCGCCGAGAACGCCATGTCGACACTCCGGGGCTCCGATAGCATCATGATCCTCCCTTTCGGGTCTCATCATACAGTGCATTACCGCGACGACTTACCACA AACACCGAGCAGAATCGATGGCATTGGGCCTGGGACACTCGCTCCTCTTCTGGGACTGCCACATCTTATCGTGCCTT TCGCACAGACGACATATCACTCGCGAGTAACCGACAGGACAGAGAGCCGTCCCTTTAGCGGCTCCATCATGGGCCCGGCTGGAAGCGATGTTATGCTCATTCAGCTGGTCAAGGCGGCGTTTGAGCATGCAGAATGGCGGTCACAGGTCGATGCCGGGCGCCTGGCTTTTCCAGAAGGCTCTAATGCGGAATGA
- a CDS encoding uncharacterized protein (EggNog:ENOG41) encodes MTATDPLQGLPDDYVVTSQAFTKQVYRDVYPAIDPSNPALSQKGKVVIVTGASKGIGRKGFARSFAAAGAKGVVLVARSLGQLQEAAEELTKEFPKTQFLPLACDVRSETSVKAVFEQVRAAFGAADVLVNNAGANDEGKPLRSASIAAVWEGFEINLKGSLLMVHELLNHVGTTKRATVINVSSAMGFIVMPGSTSYSLSKLALTQLSQFITMENPNVRAVSIHPGTIMTDITPPWLARFSKDTPALAAGCALWLTTKEAAFLNGRYVSANWSVDELVQRSSEIVDGKKLLVNHTGELAY; translated from the exons ATGACTGCTACAGATCCGCTTCAAGGCCTTCCTGATGACTATGTTGTCACGTCTCAAGCCTTCACCAAACAAGTCTACCGAGACGTATATCCAGCCATTGATCCATCAAATCCCGCCTTATCACAGAAAGGAAAAGTTGTAATTGTCACTGGTGCAAGCAAAGGCATAGGGAGAAAG GGATTTGCCCGTTCCTTCGCTGCGGCTGGAGCTAAAGGAGTTGTGCTTGTTGCCCGCAGCCTCGGTCAGTTGCAAGAGGCAGCTGAAGAGTTGACAAAGGAGTTTCCAAAGACTCAATTCTTGCCTCTTGCGTGCGATGTTCGGAGTGAGACCTCTGTCAAGGCAGTGTTTGAGCAGGTCCGGGCTGCTTTTGGCGCTGCTGATGTGCTGGTGAATAATGCGGGAGCTAATGATGAGGGCAAGCCGCTGCGCTCTGCGTCGATAGCCGCCGTTTGGGAGGGATTT GAAATTAATTTGAAGGGTTCCCTCCTCATGGTCCATGAGCTTCTCAACCATGTTGGCACTACGAAAAGGGCCACCGTTATCAATGTCTCATCTGCAATGGGCTTCATCGTCATGCCCGGATCGACCAGCTACTCTCTATCAAAACTTGCCCTGACGCAGCTGTCTCAATTTATTACAATGGAGAATCCCAATGTGCGAGCCGTCAGTATTCATCCGGGGACCATCATGACGGACATAACCCCCCCTTGGCTGGCCCGGTTCTCCAAGGACACGCCAGCACTGGCTGCGGGATGCGCGCTCTGGCTGACGACCAAGGAAGCGGCCTTTTTGAATGGACGATATGTCAGCGCTAATTGGTCTGTTGATGAGCTTGTGCAGCGTTCGTCGGAGATTGTTGATGGGAAGAAGCTGTTGGTGAATCATACAGGAGAGCTTGCGTATTAG
- a CDS encoding uncharacterized protein (EggNog:ENOG41), with translation MSQKIVIVGSGFSGLYSALSARRLIEQNKDRVGNGIDVVIVAPEPKLVTKPRLYEANAAGMSAPLEELLNATGVRFTRGVVDVIRTKDRQVEVVSPTGERSNLSYDRLVLAAGSRLVKPNISGLREHAFSIDNIADAADLEAHLKRLASLPSSPERNTVVVCGGGFTGIELAAELPRRLRAILGMAEKVRVVVIEKSDVIGPDLGENPRPVITQALGDLEVETKLGTAVASIDANGVVTASGERIDARTVVWTAGVEATPLTKQIPGETDDRGRLIVDCDLRVPSTPDVFATGDAACAQTDDKGNRTMMSCQHAIPLGRSCGYNVAADLLKLPGQPYLQPSYGTCLDLGGWGAVVCDGWDRKVVKSAGPAKEIKAWINGCVIYPPKAIAQEAFDAANPMVNQLPVL, from the coding sequence ATGTCTCAAAAAATTGTCATCGTTGGTTCTGGTTTCTCCGGCCTCTACAGCGCATTATCCGCCAGGAGACTCATCGAGCAGAACAAGGACCGCGTTGGCAATGGCATCGACGTTGTCATCGTTGCCCCTGAGCCTAAGCTCGTGACTAAGCCGCGTCTATACGAGGCCAACGCCGCTGGCATGTCCGCGCCCCTGGAAGAACTTTTGAACGCTACCGGTGTCCGTTTCACTCGAGGAGTTGTTGACGTGATCCGGACTAAGGATAGGCAAGTGGAGGTGGTCAGTCCTACGGGCGAACGCTCGAACCTTTCATATGACAGACTGGTTTTGGCTGCTGGCAGTCGTCTAGTGAAGCCAAACATCTCTGGTCTTAGGGAGCACGCGTTTAGCATCGATAATATCGCCGATGCCGCCGACTTGGAGGCTCATCTTAAACGCCTGGCATCTCTGCCCTCCAGTCCGGAACGCAATACTGTTGTTGTGTGTGGCGGCGGATTCACTGGTATCGAGCTTGCCGCGGAGCTGCCTCGGCGCTTACGGGCTATTCTGGGCATGGCGGAGAAGGTGAGGGTCGTTGTTATTGAGAAGTCAGATGTAATTGGACCCGACTTGGGAGAGAACCCTCGCCCGGTTATCACCCAGGCTCTTGGTGATCTCGAAGTCGAAACTAAGCTGGGCACTGCCGTTGCCTCGATTGATGCCAACGGTGTCGTTACCGCTTCTGGAGAGCGCATTGACGCCCGAACCGTTGTTTGGACCGCTGGAGTGGAGGCTACGCCGTTGACGAAGCAGATTCCTGGCGAGACGGATGACCGAGGAAGGTTGATTGTCGACTGCGACCTTCGTGTTCCATCAACTCCTGACGTGTTTGCCACCGGCGATGCAGCTTGCGCCCAGACAGACGATAAGGGTAACCGTACAATGATGTCGTGCCAGCATGCTATCCCTCTTGGCCGCTCTTGTGGTTACAATGTTGCTGCTGATCTTCTCAAACTTCCCGGCCAGCCCTACCTCCAGCCCTCGTATGGGACATGCCTGGATCTTGGTGGCTGGGGTGCTGTCGTATGCGATGGATGGGATCGAAAAGTCGTCAAGTCTGCTGGACCGGCAAAGGAGATCAAGGCCTGGATCAATGGATGTGTCATATACCCTCCCAAGGCAATCGCACAGGAGGCTTTCGATGCGGCCAATCCTATGGTCAACCAGCTTCCGGTGCTATGA